In the genome of Rhodoferax fermentans, one region contains:
- the aceF gene encoding dihydrolipoyllysine-residue acetyltransferase: MAILDIKVPDIGDFDEVTVIELLVKPGDTVRADQSLLTVESDKASMEIPSSHAGVVKELKVALGDKVKQGSLVLLLEVAGEASAPNQPQAPVEQAPAAAASVAPAAAPAIPTPAAPVAAAAGPVEVRVPDIGDFKDVTVIEVMVQVGDSVKLEQSLVTVESDKASMEIPSGAAGVVQELKVKLGDTVNIGDLLLILQGSAAGAAPAAAVAATPNVPAAPAAQASAAPVAVASPAAVAVAPALPAHNPTALALGLPHASPSVRKFARELGVPLAEVKGTGLKGRITDADIESFTRSVMSGAVQTAAIAAQQSAKPAAAGGGEGLGLIPWPKVDFAKFGPIERKEMSRIKKISGANLLRNAIMIPAVTNHDDADITDLEAFRVSTNKENEKSGVKVTMLAFLIKACVAALKKFPDFNSSLDGDALVYKQYYHIGFAADTPNGLMVPVIKDADKKGIFQISQEMSELAKKARDGKLSPAEMSGATFTISSLGGIGGRYFTPIINAPEVAILGVCRSTMEPVWDGKAFQPRLMLPLSLTWDHRVIDGAAAARFNVYLAQILGDFRRVLL; encoded by the coding sequence ATGGCAATTCTGGACATCAAAGTGCCCGACATTGGCGACTTCGACGAAGTCACCGTGATCGAGCTGCTGGTCAAACCTGGCGACACCGTGCGCGCTGACCAATCCCTGCTGACGGTGGAGTCCGACAAGGCCTCCATGGAAATCCCTTCGAGCCACGCCGGTGTGGTCAAGGAACTCAAGGTGGCGCTGGGCGACAAGGTCAAACAAGGCTCGCTGGTGCTGCTGCTCGAAGTGGCGGGTGAGGCTTCTGCACCAAATCAGCCCCAAGCCCCCGTGGAACAAGCGCCTGCTGCTGCAGCTTCTGTCGCACCTGCCGCCGCACCTGCTATCCCAACACCGGCTGCACCGGTGGCCGCCGCCGCTGGCCCGGTCGAAGTGCGCGTGCCCGACATTGGCGACTTCAAGGACGTGACCGTGATCGAGGTCATGGTCCAAGTCGGTGACAGCGTCAAGCTCGAGCAAAGCCTGGTCACCGTCGAGTCGGACAAAGCGTCGATGGAAATTCCCTCTGGCGCCGCCGGTGTGGTGCAAGAACTCAAGGTCAAGCTCGGTGACACCGTCAACATCGGTGACCTGTTGCTGATCTTGCAAGGCAGCGCCGCAGGTGCCGCACCTGCTGCTGCCGTGGCTGCAACGCCAAATGTGCCTGCAGCCCCCGCAGCACAAGCGTCAGCAGCTCCTGTTGCTGTAGCATCACCCGCCGCCGTGGCAGTAGCACCTGCGCTGCCCGCGCACAACCCGACCGCCCTGGCGCTGGGTCTGCCGCATGCCTCTCCGTCCGTGCGCAAGTTCGCGCGTGAGCTCGGTGTGCCGCTGGCTGAAGTCAAAGGCACCGGCCTCAAAGGCCGCATCACCGATGCTGACATCGAATCCTTCACCCGCTCGGTCATGAGTGGCGCGGTGCAAACCGCTGCGATTGCTGCGCAGCAATCCGCAAAACCCGCAGCCGCTGGTGGTGGCGAAGGCCTGGGCCTGATCCCCTGGCCGAAGGTCGACTTTGCCAAGTTTGGCCCGATCGAGCGCAAGGAGATGAGCCGTATCAAGAAGATCAGCGGCGCCAACCTGCTGCGCAACGCCATCATGATCCCGGCTGTCACCAACCACGACGATGCCGACATCACCGACCTGGAAGCCTTCCGCGTATCCACCAACAAGGAAAACGAGAAGAGTGGTGTCAAGGTCACCATGCTGGCGTTTTTGATCAAGGCCTGCGTGGCCGCGCTCAAGAAATTCCCCGACTTCAACAGCAGCCTGGACGGCGACGCGCTGGTCTACAAGCAGTATTACCACATCGGTTTTGCTGCTGACACGCCCAACGGCCTGATGGTGCCGGTGATCAAGGACGCCGACAAAAAGGGCATCTTCCAGATCAGCCAAGAGATGAGCGAGCTGGCCAAGAAAGCACGTGACGGCAAACTGAGCCCAGCCGAAATGTCTGGCGCCACTTTCACGATTTCGTCACTGGGTGGCATTGGCGGGCGGTATTTCACCCCGATCATCAATGCGCCTGAAGTGGCGATTTTGGGCGTGTGCCGCTCCACCATGGAGCCGGTCTGGGACGGCAAGGCTTTCCAGCCGCGTCTGATGTTGCCGCTGAGTTTGACCTGGGACCACCGCGTGATCGACGGCGCCGCTGCCGCGCGTTTCAACGTCTATCTGGCCCAGATCCTGGGCGACTTCCGCCGCGTATTGTTATAA
- the aceE gene encoding pyruvate dehydrogenase (acetyl-transferring), homodimeric type, which translates to MSVAPDNHTAIDADAQETREWMDALSAVIEKEGPERAHYLLEQLLEHARQNSLDMPFSANTGYVNTIEPDQEERCPGNIEIEERLRAYMRWNAMAMVVKANRHHPEDGGDLGGHIGSFASLASLFGAGFNHFWHAESQDHGGDCLYVQGHVAPGVYARAFLEGRLTEEQLLNFRQETAGKGLSSYPHPKLMPEFWQFPTVSMGLGPLMAIYQARFLKYLHARGIADTSKRKVWVFCGDGEMDEVESLGAIGLAAREKLDNLVFVINCNLQRLDGPVRGNGKIIQELEGTFRGAGWNVIKLIWGGNWDPLLARDKDGALRKVMMDTLDGDYQAFKANDGAFVRKHFFGRSPETAKMVEKMSDEEIFGLQRGGHDPQKVYAAYHKAVNHTGQPSVLLIKTVKGYGMGKIGEGKNNVHQTKKLGDDDIRAFRDRFNIPIPDSQLADLPFYKPADDTPEMQYLHARRQALGGYLPHRRTKADESFTVPSIETFKSVMEPTAPGREISTTQAYVRFLTQLLRDQALGPRVVPILVDEARTFGMEGLFRQIGIYNPAGQQYTPVDKDQVMYYKEDTKGQILQEGINEAGGMSSWIAAATSYSTSNRIMVPFYVYYSMFGFQRIGDLAWAAGDMQARGFLLGGTSGRTTLNGEGLQHEDGHSHILAGTIPNCISYDPTFAHEVGVILHHGLKRMVEKQDNVFYYLTLLNENYAMPGLTPGTEEQIIKGMYLCKPGVEGVNNPRVQLLGSGTILRESFVAQKLLAQDWGVTADVWSCPSFNELARDGQEAERQNLLHPADTPVVSFVAQQLQGSEGPVVASTDYIKAYAEQIRPYIPKGRTYKVLGTDGFGRSDFRSKLREHFEINRYYIVVAALKALSEEGKVPVAKVVEAIAKYGIDTNKVNPLYA; encoded by the coding sequence ATGTCAGTAGCACCCGATAACCATACCGCCATTGATGCGGATGCCCAGGAAACCCGCGAGTGGATGGACGCACTGAGCGCCGTTATTGAAAAAGAAGGCCCAGAGCGCGCGCACTATCTATTAGAGCAACTGCTGGAACACGCCCGGCAAAACAGCCTGGACATGCCGTTTTCGGCCAACACCGGTTACGTCAACACCATCGAGCCCGACCAGGAAGAACGCTGCCCGGGCAACATCGAGATCGAAGAGCGCCTGCGCGCCTACATGCGCTGGAACGCCATGGCCATGGTGGTCAAAGCCAACCGCCATCACCCTGAAGACGGTGGGGACTTGGGTGGCCACATCGGCTCCTTTGCCTCATTGGCCAGCCTGTTTGGTGCGGGCTTCAACCATTTCTGGCATGCCGAGAGCCAAGACCACGGCGGTGACTGCCTGTATGTCCAGGGCCACGTGGCGCCTGGTGTGTATGCCCGCGCCTTTTTGGAAGGTCGCTTGACCGAAGAGCAACTGCTCAATTTCCGTCAAGAAACCGCTGGCAAGGGCTTGTCGAGCTACCCGCATCCGAAGCTGATGCCCGAGTTCTGGCAGTTCCCCACGGTGTCGATGGGTCTGGGCCCGCTGATGGCGATTTACCAGGCGCGTTTCCTGAAGTACCTGCATGCCCGTGGCATTGCCGACACCAGCAAGCGCAAGGTCTGGGTGTTCTGTGGCGACGGCGAAATGGACGAGGTCGAAAGCCTGGGCGCGATTGGCTTGGCTGCCCGTGAAAAACTCGACAACCTGGTGTTTGTCATCAATTGCAACCTGCAGCGCCTGGACGGCCCGGTGCGTGGCAACGGCAAGATCATCCAGGAACTGGAAGGCACCTTCCGCGGTGCGGGCTGGAATGTGATCAAGCTGATCTGGGGTGGCAACTGGGACCCGCTGCTGGCGCGCGACAAGGACGGCGCCCTGCGCAAGGTCATGATGGACACGCTTGACGGCGACTACCAGGCCTTCAAGGCCAACGACGGCGCGTTTGTGCGCAAACACTTCTTCGGCCGCTCACCCGAGACCGCGAAGATGGTCGAGAAGATGAGTGATGAAGAGATCTTCGGCCTGCAGCGCGGCGGTCACGACCCGCAAAAGGTCTACGCGGCTTACCACAAGGCCGTCAACCACACCGGCCAGCCTTCGGTTCTGCTGATCAAGACCGTCAAAGGTTATGGCATGGGCAAGATCGGTGAGGGCAAGAACAACGTGCACCAGACCAAAAAGCTTGGTGATGACGACATCCGTGCCTTCCGTGACCGCTTCAATATCCCGATTCCCGACAGCCAGCTGGCTGACCTGCCGTTCTACAAACCGGCCGACGACACCCCCGAGATGCAGTACCTGCACGCGCGCCGTCAGGCGCTCGGTGGCTACCTGCCGCACCGTCGCACCAAGGCCGATGAGTCCTTCACCGTGCCGTCCATCGAGACTTTCAAGTCGGTGATGGAACCCACCGCGCCGGGCCGCGAAATTTCGACGACCCAAGCCTATGTGCGCTTCCTCACCCAGCTGCTGCGTGACCAGGCGCTGGGCCCGCGTGTGGTGCCGATCTTGGTCGATGAGGCTCGTACCTTTGGTATGGAAGGCCTGTTCCGTCAGATTGGTATCTACAACCCGGCAGGTCAGCAGTACACCCCGGTCGACAAAGACCAGGTGATGTATTACAAGGAAGACACCAAGGGCCAGATCCTGCAAGAAGGCATCAACGAAGCCGGCGGTATGAGCAGCTGGATTGCCGCAGCCACCAGCTACTCCACCAGCAACCGCATCATGGTGCCGTTCTACGTGTACTACTCGATGTTCGGCTTCCAGCGCATTGGCGACTTGGCTTGGGCTGCGGGTGACATGCAAGCGCGCGGCTTCTTGTTGGGTGGCACCTCCGGGCGCACCACGCTAAATGGCGAAGGCCTGCAGCACGAAGACGGCCACAGCCACATCCTGGCGGGCACCATTCCGAACTGCATCAGCTACGACCCGACCTTTGCGCATGAAGTCGGTGTGATCCTGCACCATGGCCTCAAACGCATGGTCGAGAAGCAAGACAACGTCTTCTACTACCTGACTTTGCTCAACGAAAACTACGCGATGCCGGGTCTGACCCCGGGCACCGAAGAGCAGATCATCAAGGGCATGTACCTGTGCAAACCTGGTGTCGAAGGTGTCAACAACCCGCGTGTGCAGTTGCTCGGCTCGGGCACCATCCTGCGCGAGAGTTTTGTCGCGCAAAAACTACTGGCCCAGGACTGGGGCGTGACCGCCGACGTCTGGAGCTGCCCGAGCTTCAATGAACTGGCGCGTGATGGCCAGGAAGCCGAACGCCAGAACCTGCTGCACCCGGCCGACACCCCGGTGGTGTCCTTTGTGGCGCAGCAGCTGCAAGGCAGCGAAGGCCCGGTGGTGGCGTCGACCGACTACATCAAGGCCTATGCCGAGCAGATTCGCCCCTACATCCCCAAGGGCCGCACCTACAAGGTGCTGGGCACCGACGGTTTTGGCCGCAGCGATTTCCGCAGCAAGCTGCGTGAACACTTCGAGATCAACCGCTACTACATCGTGGTGGCGGCGCTCAAGGCATTGAGTGAAGAGGGCAAGGTGCCCGTCGCCAAGGTGGTGGAAGCCATCGCCAAATACGGCATCGATACCAACAAAGTCAACCCCCTTTACGCCTGA
- the lpdA gene encoding dihydrolipoyl dehydrogenase produces the protein MALIDIHVPDIGDFAEVTVIELLVKPGDSIKADQSLITVESDKASMEIPSSHAGVVKELKIKLGDKVAMGSLLLTLEAAGEGAAPAPVAESKPNPPVAQVTQGPAATQTVAAAASVDPPAAANFAGNADLDCDVLVLGGGPGGYSAAFRAADLGLKVILVERYTTLGGVCLNVGCIPSKALLHVAAVMDEVSHLGDLGVEFGKPVVNIDKLRGHKEKVIGKLTGGLAAMAKMRKVTIVRGYGNFVGPNHLEVEETTGSGQEKTGSKKVVAFKNAIIAAGSQAVHLPFMPKDPRVVDSTGALALKDVPKRMLILGGGIIGLEMGTVYSTLGARLDVVEMLDGLMQGADRDLVKIWQKMNAPRFDNIMLKTKTVAAEATPEGIKVSFAPAEEGVKVPEPQTYDLVLQAVGRTPNGKKLSAEKAGVAVTDRGFINVDIQMRTNVPHIFAIGDIVGQPMLAHKAVHEAHVAAEVIAGELQGNKELAAAAFNARVIPSVAYTDPEVAWVGLTEDQAKAQGIKVKKGLFPWTASGRAIANGRDEGVTKLLFDDSPEAHGHGKILGGGMVGTHAGDMIGEIALAIEMGADAVDIGKTIHPHPTLGESIGMAAEIAHGSCTDVPPARK, from the coding sequence ATGGCACTCATTGACATCCATGTTCCTGACATCGGCGACTTCGCGGAAGTCACCGTGATTGAACTGCTGGTCAAACCCGGCGACAGCATCAAGGCGGACCAAAGCCTGATCACCGTCGAGTCTGACAAAGCCTCAATGGAAATCCCCAGCAGCCACGCTGGCGTGGTGAAAGAACTCAAGATCAAACTTGGCGACAAGGTCGCCATGGGTTCATTGCTGCTGACGCTGGAAGCTGCAGGCGAGGGCGCTGCACCGGCTCCAGTCGCAGAATCCAAGCCCAATCCACCTGTAGCCCAGGTAACACAAGGGCCAGCAGCTACGCAAACGGTAGCAGCTGCAGCATCTGTGGACCCACCCGCAGCCGCCAATTTTGCGGGCAACGCCGATCTGGACTGCGATGTGCTGGTGCTTGGTGGTGGCCCTGGTGGCTACTCGGCAGCCTTCCGTGCGGCTGACTTGGGCCTCAAAGTCATTCTGGTTGAGCGTTACACCACCTTGGGTGGCGTTTGCCTGAACGTCGGTTGTATCCCGTCCAAAGCCCTGCTGCACGTGGCGGCGGTGATGGACGAGGTGAGCCACCTGGGCGACCTGGGCGTGGAGTTTGGCAAGCCGGTGGTCAACATCGACAAGTTACGTGGCCACAAGGAAAAGGTCATTGGCAAACTCACCGGCGGGCTGGCCGCCATGGCCAAGATGCGCAAGGTGACCATTGTTCGCGGTTACGGCAACTTTGTCGGCCCCAACCACCTCGAAGTGGAAGAAACCACCGGCAGCGGCCAGGAAAAAACCGGTAGCAAAAAAGTGGTCGCGTTCAAAAACGCCATCATCGCCGCAGGCAGCCAGGCCGTGCACCTGCCCTTCATGCCTAAAGACCCACGCGTGGTGGACTCCACCGGCGCGTTGGCTTTGAAAGACGTGCCCAAACGCATGTTGATCCTGGGCGGCGGCATCATCGGCCTGGAGATGGGTACCGTCTACAGCACCCTGGGCGCCCGCCTGGACGTGGTTGAAATGTTGGACGGCCTGATGCAGGGCGCTGACCGTGACCTGGTCAAGATCTGGCAAAAGATGAATGCGCCACGGTTTGACAACATCATGTTGAAGACAAAAACCGTCGCTGCCGAGGCAACCCCAGAAGGCATCAAGGTTAGCTTCGCACCCGCAGAGGAGGGCGTGAAAGTGCCCGAGCCACAAACCTACGACCTGGTTCTGCAAGCCGTGGGCCGCACGCCGAATGGCAAAAAGCTCAGCGCCGAGAAAGCCGGTGTGGCTGTCACCGACCGTGGGTTCATCAACGTCGACATCCAGATGCGCACCAACGTGCCGCACATCTTCGCCATCGGTGACATCGTCGGCCAGCCGATGCTGGCACACAAAGCGGTGCATGAAGCGCATGTGGCCGCTGAAGTCATTGCCGGTGAATTGCAAGGCAACAAGGAACTGGCAGCTGCCGCCTTCAACGCCCGCGTGATCCCCAGCGTGGCCTACACCGACCCCGAAGTGGCCTGGGTTGGCCTGACCGAAGACCAGGCCAAGGCGCAGGGTATCAAGGTCAAGAAGGGCTTGTTCCCCTGGACAGCCTCTGGCCGCGCCATTGCCAACGGCCGCGACGAAGGTGTCACCAAACTGCTGTTTGACGACAGCCCCGAAGCCCACGGCCACGGCAAGATACTGGGCGGCGGCATGGTCGGCACCCACGCCGGTGACATGATTGGCGAAATCGCCCTGGCGATCGAGATGGGAGCAGACGCCGTGGACATCGGCAAAACGATTCACCCGCATCCCACACTGGGTGAATCCATTGGGATGGCTGCCGAGATTGCACACGGTTCGTGCACCGATGTGCCGCCAGCGCGCAAGTGA